DNA from Aliarcobacter butzleri:
TGTAGGACAAGGAAGAGTTGAATTTATGGAAGTTGGAACATATATTTATAAAATGGTTTTTGAAGTTTTACAAAAACATGAATCAATAGTTTTAGATGATGGCTTAAGAGAAGGTGTTGCTATAAACTATGCTTTAAACAAAGTAAATTAAGATAATAATCTTACACTTTGTTCTTGTACAATATTTGCTTGAGCAGCAGCTAAATAGCCAACATTTGCATTAATATTTGTTTTTGAAAAATCATTAGCTTCTTTCCCAAAATTTATATTTTCAGTTGATTTTTCATTATAAAGTTCAAACTGTTTTGAAATATCTTCTTTTGCACTATTTTTTAGTTGATTAGAAAAATTATCAAATTGATTAAAAGTATTTTCTAGCTTTTCCATAGAAGAAGAAACTGTATTTTTAGCATTTTCTAAATTTGTCTCAATATTTAAATCTTTATTATTTACAACATCAAAAATTGTATTTGCAAACTCTGCTGTATTTGTTTTTTCCATAGAAAATGTTTGTGAATTAGTATCAATAGTAATAGAGTTGTTATCCTCTTTTTGAGTTACAAGTAGATTTTCATTTTTGTATTTTGTATCATATGCTAATTGATTGAAAGCTACTAAATCTTCATTTATACTTTTTCTTATATCGTTTTTATTTTCTAAATTTTCACTGTTTTGAAGTTTATCTTGAATAGTATTTAAATAATTTTGCTGTTTTTCAATAGAGTTCATACTAATATTTGAGATAGCAATACCGTCATTTAAAGACTGAATGTTTTGTGAAAATTCACTTCTTTGAATATTATAATTGCTTATAGATAAGTTTAAACTTTCATTTTGAAAGTTGTCTATTTTATTTGTTTGAGTTTTATTTAATTGTAAAGATGAATTACTGTTTAAACCTGAAATTGCACTATTGTTTATAGCATTTATATCCACTTTTTGTCCCTTTAAATAAACATAACAATTATTGTATCTAAAAAAAATTAATTAATATCTATTTTTTCTAAATTTTATAATATCAATCGTTCATACAAAGGTAATTTAATTCTATTTTCAGTAAAATAAAAACTTATTTTTAGACAACGGAGAATTATTATGAAAATGACTGGCGCAAAAATGGTTGTAGAATCATTACATCAAGAAGGGGTTGAAGTAGTATTTGGATACCCTGGAGGCGCTATAATGAACGTCTATGATGAAATATATAAACAAAACTATTTTCAACACATTTTAAATAGACACGAACAAGCTTCAATTATTGCAGCTGAAGGTTATGCAAGAGTAACAGGAAAAGTTGGCGTTGCTATAGTAACAAGTGGACCTGGATTTACAAATGCAGTTACAGGAATAGCGGATGCTTATATGGATTCTATTCCTTTGGTTGTTATTTCTGGACAAGTTCCAACAGCAATTATTGGAACTGATGGGTTTCAAGAAATTGATGCAGTTGGTATTTCAAGACCATGTACAAAACATAACTATTTAGTTAATAAAATTGAAGATTTACCAAGAATTATAAAAGAGGCATTTCATATAGCAAGTACTGGAAGACCAGGACCTGTTCATATTGATATCCCAAAAGACATTACGGCTGAAGTTGCAGATTTTATCTATCCAGAAGAGATAAATTTACCAACTTATAAACCAACAATTAACTTTAATAAAAGACAATTAAAAAAAGCTATGGAAGCAATTTCAACAGCTAAAAAACCTTTATTATATGTTGGTGGAGGAGCAATTTTATCAAATTGTGCTTATGAGATTAGAGAGTTAGCAAAAAAACTAAATATCCCTGCAGTTGAAACATTAATGGCAAGAGGAGTTATGGGTGATGAAAATCCATTATTCTTTGGAATGTTAGGAATGCATGGAGAGTATTCAGCAAATATGGCTGCACATGAAACAGATTTATTAATCTCTTTAGGTGCTAGATTTGATGATAGAGTTACAGGAAGACTTGATGAATTTGCATCTAAAGCAAAAGTTATTCATGTTGATATTGACCCAACATCTATTGCAAAGCTTGTAGTTCCTGATTATCCAATAGTTGGAGATTTAAAAGTTACTGTTAAAGCTATGATTGAAGCAGTTGAAGAGTATGAATTTAATGATTATTCAAATTGGGTTGAATTATTAAGAGATTATAGAGAAAAAGAGCCTTTAAGATATATTGATAGTAATGAAGTTATAAAACCACAATGGCCAATTCAAAGAGTTGGAAAACTTTTAGGTGATAGAGCAATAATATCAACAGATGTTGGTCAACATCAAATGTGGACAGCACAATTTTTCCCATTCTCATATCCAAGACAATGGGCAACAAGTGGTGGTTTAGGAACTATGGGATTTGGTCTTCCAGCAGCACTTGGAGCTGCAAGAGCTATGAAAGAACATGATAAAGTAGTTATCAATTTCACAGGAGATGGTTCTATTTTGATGAATATTCAAGAGCTTATGACTTGTGTTGAATATGATTTACCAGTAATTAATATAGTTTTAAACAATAACTATTTAGGAATGGTAAGACAATGGCAAACTATGTTTTATGAAAATAGATTATCACAAACTGATTTAACAGCTCAACCAAACTTTAAAATGCTTGTTGAGGCTTTTGGTGGAATCGGTTATACTGTAACAACAAAAGATGAGTTTGATAAAGCACTAAAAGATGCAATTGAAAAGAAAAAACCTGCAATGATTGAAGTTATTGTTGCAAGACACGAAGAGGTTTTACCTATGGTTCCAAATGGTCATGCCTTAAATGAAATGACTTTAATAAAAGGAGAAAGATAATGAATAATTTTAACCACTATTACGACTCAGAAACAACTAGACAAGTTATCTCAATAGTTGTATTAAATGAACACAATGTTTTATCAAGAATAGTTGGATTATTTTCAGCTCGTGGTTATAATATAGATTCATTAACTGTCGCTCCTATGGCTGATAGCC
Protein-coding regions in this window:
- a CDS encoding acetolactate synthase large subunit, which codes for MKMTGAKMVVESLHQEGVEVVFGYPGGAIMNVYDEIYKQNYFQHILNRHEQASIIAAEGYARVTGKVGVAIVTSGPGFTNAVTGIADAYMDSIPLVVISGQVPTAIIGTDGFQEIDAVGISRPCTKHNYLVNKIEDLPRIIKEAFHIASTGRPGPVHIDIPKDITAEVADFIYPEEINLPTYKPTINFNKRQLKKAMEAISTAKKPLLYVGGGAILSNCAYEIRELAKKLNIPAVETLMARGVMGDENPLFFGMLGMHGEYSANMAAHETDLLISLGARFDDRVTGRLDEFASKAKVIHVDIDPTSIAKLVVPDYPIVGDLKVTVKAMIEAVEEYEFNDYSNWVELLRDYREKEPLRYIDSNEVIKPQWPIQRVGKLLGDRAIISTDVGQHQMWTAQFFPFSYPRQWATSGGLGTMGFGLPAALGAARAMKEHDKVVINFTGDGSILMNIQELMTCVEYDLPVINIVLNNNYLGMVRQWQTMFYENRLSQTDLTAQPNFKMLVEAFGGIGYTVTTKDEFDKALKDAIEKKKPAMIEVIVARHEEVLPMVPNGHALNEMTLIKGER